The following coding sequences lie in one Pseudomonas monsensis genomic window:
- a CDS encoding acyl-CoA dehydrogenase C-terminal domain-containing protein, translating to MPEYKAPLRDMRFLIDHVFDFHTQYAALGAHDASPDMINAILEEGAKFCENVLAPLNRSGDEEGCHFDSGVVTTPAGFKEAFAQYVEGGWHGLAADPAYGGQGLPSSLGLVISEMVGSSNTSWGMYPGLTHGAMSAIHAHGTAEQKDTYLSKLTAGQWTGTMCLTEAHCGTDLGIIKTRAVPQADGSYAVTGSKIFISAGEHDMSDNIIHLVLAKLPDAPAGTKGISLFIVPKFLPDAAGEAGERNGVSCGSIEHKMGIKASATCVLNFDGAKGFLIGEPNKGLNCMFTMMNHARLGTGMQGLCLGEASFQGAVKYANDRLQMRALTGAKAPDKPADPIIVHPDVRRMLLTMKAFNEGNRALTYFTAQLLDVAHLGSDAEARQEAEDLLAFLTPICKAFMTDTGLEVTNHGMQVFGGHGFIREWGMEQLVRDCRIAPIYEGTNGIQALDLLGRKVLGSQGKLLRGFTRIVHKFCAANAGHPQLGSFVAQLNELNQQWGELTMQVGMAAMKNPDEVGAASVDYLMYSGYIILGYLWLRMALVAQAQLEAGEGDGDFCRGKLATSEFYFKRLLPRTAAHRAAIEAGSECLMKLPAALFAL from the coding sequence ATGCCCGAGTACAAAGCTCCCCTGCGCGACATGCGCTTTCTGATCGACCACGTCTTCGATTTCCACACCCAATACGCCGCGCTCGGCGCCCACGACGCCAGCCCGGACATGATCAACGCGATCCTCGAAGAGGGCGCGAAGTTCTGCGAGAACGTTCTGGCGCCACTCAATCGCAGCGGCGACGAAGAGGGCTGCCACTTCGACAGCGGCGTGGTGACAACGCCTGCAGGTTTCAAAGAAGCGTTCGCGCAATACGTCGAGGGCGGCTGGCACGGTCTGGCGGCAGATCCGGCTTACGGTGGCCAGGGCCTGCCGAGTTCGCTGGGGCTGGTGATCAGCGAAATGGTCGGCTCCAGCAATACGTCCTGGGGCATGTACCCGGGCCTGACTCATGGCGCGATGTCGGCCATCCACGCCCACGGCACCGCCGAACAGAAAGACACGTACCTGAGCAAGCTCACCGCCGGCCAGTGGACCGGCACCATGTGCCTGACCGAAGCGCATTGCGGCACCGACCTGGGCATCATCAAGACCCGCGCCGTGCCCCAGGCCGACGGCAGTTATGCAGTTACCGGCAGCAAGATTTTCATCTCTGCCGGCGAGCACGACATGAGTGACAACATCATCCATCTGGTGTTGGCCAAACTGCCGGATGCGCCCGCCGGGACCAAGGGCATTTCGCTGTTTATCGTGCCCAAGTTCCTGCCGGACGCAGCGGGCGAAGCGGGCGAGCGCAACGGCGTTTCCTGCGGTTCGATCGAACACAAGATGGGCATCAAGGCCTCGGCCACCTGCGTGCTGAACTTCGACGGCGCCAAGGGCTTTCTGATCGGCGAGCCGAACAAGGGCCTCAACTGCATGTTCACCATGATGAACCATGCACGCCTCGGCACCGGGATGCAGGGCTTGTGCCTGGGCGAGGCGAGTTTCCAGGGCGCGGTCAAATACGCCAACGACCGCTTGCAGATGCGCGCCCTGACCGGCGCCAAGGCCCCGGACAAACCGGCCGACCCGATCATCGTTCATCCAGACGTGCGGCGCATGCTGTTGACCATGAAAGCCTTCAACGAGGGCAATCGTGCGCTGACCTATTTCACCGCGCAGCTGCTCGATGTCGCGCACCTGGGCAGCGACGCCGAGGCGCGGCAGGAGGCCGAAGACCTGTTGGCGTTCCTCACACCGATCTGCAAGGCGTTCATGACCGACACCGGGCTGGAAGTGACCAACCACGGCATGCAGGTGTTCGGCGGTCACGGCTTCATTCGTGAATGGGGCATGGAGCAGTTGGTTCGCGATTGCCGGATTGCGCCGATCTATGAAGGCACCAACGGCATTCAGGCGCTGGATCTGCTCGGTCGCAAGGTGCTGGGCAGTCAGGGCAAGTTGTTGCGCGGGTTCACCAGAATCGTCCACAAGTTCTGCGCGGCCAACGCGGGGCATCCTCAGTTGGGCAGCTTTGTCGCGCAGCTCAATGAACTCAATCAGCAGTGGGGCGAGCTGACCATGCAGGTCGGTATGGCGGCGATGAAAAACCCGGACGAAGTCGGCGCCGCATCGGTGGATTACCTGATGTACAGCGGTTACATCATTCTGGGTTATCTGTGGTTGCGCATGGCGCTGGTGGCGCAGGCGCAGCTGGAGGCGGGTGAGGGGGACGGGGATTTCTGTCGGGGTAAATTGGCGACCAGCGAGTTCTATTTCAAGCGCTTGTTGCCGCGCACGGCTGCGCATCGGGCGGCGATCGAAGCGGGGAGTGAGTGTTTGATGAAGCTGCCGGCGGCGTTGTTTGCACTCTGA
- a CDS encoding GGDEF domain-containing protein, protein MPRSSAVRFSHFLPSLLLLLAGLAAAYVKDLNVFFTSLFNVLPTLVLLLGGAYCAVYRRQRELFLMLTVYIAYFLLDTQTDYYRDNGKVRDDAAVVFHLVCLLLPLLFGLFAAWQERTHLFQDMVARFAVLLAFGSVALGLEQSYPQALLMWLSEIRWPALHGAWMSLIQMSYPVFLSAFLLLAWQYWRNPRPLHAAQLVGLLGVFWMLPKTFILPFTLNIMCSQVMLMIAAAVAHEAYQMAFRDELTGLPGRRALNERMQRLGRNYVLAMSDVDHFKKFNDTHGHDVGDQVLRLVASKLSKISGGGRAYRYGGEEFALVFAGKTLEECMPHLEVIRESIASYNIQLRNQENRPQDDQQGRQRRSGAGASSVSVTVSIGVAERVEQRTPEEVLKSADQALYSAKGAGRNCVMAFGQNRRGAVRMDNAAG, encoded by the coding sequence TTGCCGCGTTCTTCCGCTGTACGTTTCAGTCATTTCCTGCCATCACTGCTGTTGTTACTTGCGGGGTTGGCGGCTGCGTACGTCAAAGACCTCAACGTGTTCTTCACTTCGCTGTTCAACGTGTTGCCGACGTTGGTGCTGTTGCTGGGCGGCGCGTATTGCGCGGTTTACCGCCGTCAGCGCGAACTGTTTCTGATGCTCACCGTGTACATCGCCTACTTTCTGCTCGACACCCAGACCGACTATTACCGCGACAACGGCAAGGTGCGCGACGACGCCGCCGTGGTGTTCCACCTGGTCTGCCTGCTGCTGCCCTTGCTGTTCGGTCTGTTTGCGGCGTGGCAAGAACGCACCCACCTGTTTCAGGACATGGTCGCGCGGTTCGCGGTGTTGCTCGCTTTTGGCAGTGTCGCCCTCGGTCTTGAGCAGAGTTATCCACAGGCGCTGCTGATGTGGCTCTCGGAGATCCGCTGGCCAGCGCTGCACGGCGCGTGGATGAGCCTGATCCAGATGTCCTATCCGGTATTCCTCTCGGCATTCCTGCTGTTGGCCTGGCAATACTGGCGTAACCCGCGTCCGCTGCATGCGGCGCAACTGGTCGGCTTGCTCGGTGTGTTCTGGATGCTGCCGAAAACCTTCATCCTGCCGTTCACCCTGAACATCATGTGCAGCCAGGTGATGCTGATGATTGCTGCCGCCGTGGCGCACGAAGCCTATCAAATGGCCTTTCGCGATGAGCTCACCGGTCTGCCGGGGCGGCGCGCACTCAACGAACGTATGCAACGCCTCGGCCGTAACTATGTGCTGGCGATGAGCGACGTTGATCACTTCAAGAAATTCAACGACACCCACGGCCACGATGTCGGTGACCAGGTGTTGCGTCTGGTCGCCAGCAAGCTGTCGAAAATCAGCGGTGGCGGTAGGGCATATCGCTATGGTGGTGAGGAATTTGCCTTGGTGTTCGCAGGCAAAACCCTCGAGGAATGCATGCCGCACCTGGAAGTTATCCGCGAGTCGATTGCGTCCTACAACATTCAACTGCGCAATCAGGAAAACCGTCCGCAGGATGACCAGCAAGGTCGCCAGCGCCGCAGTGGCGCCGGTGCGTCCAGTGTTTCGGTGACGGTCAGCATTGGCGTCGCCGAACGCGTCGAGCAGCGCACGCCGGAAGAAGTGCTCAAATCCGCCGACCAGGCGCTGTACAGCGCCAAAGGTGCGGGGCGTAACTGCGTGATGGCGTTTGGGCAGAACCGCCGTGGCGCGGTGCGTATGGACAATGCTGCAGGTTGA